A genomic window from Variovorax paradoxus includes:
- a CDS encoding tripartite tricarboxylate transporter TctB family protein, with protein MQHQLGEDPASHALRPASKFKKDYYGGALLIVIGLAAVYAGIGYRVGELAHMGPGFFPVALGALLALTGLLIAVSARGDKQAEGASEEAASHGHPGGMPDIRGGICIILGILAFLLFGEYGGLLPATFAIVFISALGDRDNTLTEALLLSLAMCFIAVVIFWWALKLQLPLFQWGG; from the coding sequence ATGCAGCACCAGCTCGGTGAAGATCCGGCCTCGCACGCGCTTCGGCCCGCTTCAAAATTCAAAAAAGATTACTACGGCGGCGCCCTGCTGATCGTCATCGGACTGGCCGCCGTCTATGCCGGCATCGGCTACCGCGTTGGCGAACTCGCGCACATGGGACCGGGCTTCTTCCCGGTCGCGCTCGGCGCGCTGCTGGCACTCACGGGGCTGCTGATCGCTGTCTCCGCGCGCGGCGACAAGCAAGCTGAAGGCGCGAGCGAAGAAGCCGCGTCGCACGGCCATCCGGGCGGCATGCCCGACATTCGCGGCGGCATCTGCATCATCCTGGGCATCCTCGCGTTCCTGCTGTTCGGCGAGTACGGCGGCCTGCTGCCGGCCACCTTCGCCATCGTGTTCATCTCGGCGCTCGGCGACCGCGACAACACGCTGACCGAAGCGCTGCTGCTGTCGCTGGCGATGTGCTTCATCGCGGTGGTGATCTTCTGGTGGGCGCTCAAGCTGCAGCTGCCCCTGTTCCAGTGGGGAGGCTGA
- a CDS encoding response regulator has protein sequence MRILLVEDELDMASWLIRALTQSGFVADHAPDARTAEAFMAGTEYDAIVLDLRLPDKHGLSVLADMRNADDRTPVLILTAQGALQDRVRGLNLGADDFLTKPFELVELEARLSALVRRSRGKQHPRLQCASLSYDSQSHAFTLRGTLLSLTPREQAALTALLMRSGAPVGKSQLFAKVFTNDSTAGPDAIEVVLHRLRRKLADSDVRIVTVRGLGYMLESIADGSSAPAQPELPGESD, from the coding sequence ATGCGCATCCTCCTGGTGGAAGACGAACTGGACATGGCCTCGTGGCTGATCCGCGCGCTCACACAAAGCGGCTTCGTGGCCGACCACGCGCCCGACGCGCGCACCGCCGAGGCCTTCATGGCCGGCACCGAATACGACGCCATCGTGCTCGACCTGCGCCTGCCCGACAAGCACGGCCTGAGCGTGCTGGCCGACATGCGCAATGCCGACGACCGCACGCCGGTGCTGATCCTCACGGCGCAAGGCGCCCTGCAAGACCGCGTGCGCGGCCTGAACCTCGGCGCCGACGATTTCCTCACCAAGCCTTTCGAACTGGTCGAACTCGAAGCGCGCCTGTCGGCCCTGGTGCGCCGCAGCCGCGGCAAGCAGCACCCGCGCCTGCAGTGCGCCTCGCTCTCGTACGACAGCCAGAGCCATGCCTTCACGCTGCGCGGCACGCTGCTGTCGCTCACGCCGCGCGAGCAGGCCGCGCTCACCGCCTTGCTGATGCGCAGCGGCGCACCGGTCGGCAAGTCGCAGCTTTTTGCCAAGGTGTTCACCAACGACAGCACCGCCGGCCCCGACGCCATCGAGGTGGTGCTGCACCGGCTGCGGCGCAAGCTCGCGGACAGCGACGTGCGCATCGTCACCGTGCGCGGCCTGGGCTACATGCTGGAGAGCATTGCCGATGGATCCTCAGCCCCAGCCCAACCCGAACTCCCCGGCGAGAGCGACTGA
- the dnaE gene encoding DNA polymerase III subunit alpha has protein sequence MFVHLRLHTEFSVVDGTNRIDEVIKAAAADKQPALAITDLNNLFGAVKFYKQGRGKGVKPIIGAEVFVEGLGKEPGVLTRIVLLVQNMEGYLHLSELLARAWTQNVGRGQSQAACKLEWVEELAGGLIALSGAQAGPLGQPLLQGQGERAAELALRLAGIFPHRFYIELQRAGRPEDEPHVIAAVQLAARLHLPVVATHPVQFAAREDYEAHEARVCISEGEILGNPRRVRRFTEEQYFKSTAEMQALFADVPSALANTVEIAKRCNLTLVLGKPQLPDFPTPFISEGVRMPIDDFFRKESFEGLEVRLKHLYPDEAKREAERARYVERLEFEINTILNMGFPGYFLIVGDFIQWAKANGCPVGPGRGSGAGSLVAYALKITDLDPLEYKLLFERFLNPERVSMPDFDIDFCQGNRDRVIDYVKDKYGRNAVSQIATFGTMAARAAIRDVGRVLDMSYMFCDGISKLIPNKPGMSVTLQYPPEKKIEGDKNNYAIEMEPQLAERIEKEEEVRMLVELAQKLEGMTRNIGMHAGGVLIAPGKLTDFCPLYQQPGSESAVSQYDKDDVEAIGLVKFDFLGLATLTILEIAREFIMKRHKGQENFAFENIPLNDGATYRLFSDGKTEAVFQFESRGMQGMLKDARPTRLEDLIALNALYRPGPMDLIPSFVARKHGRETVEYPHPAVAEMLSETYGIMVYQEQVMQTAQILGGYSLGGADLLRRAMGKKKLEEMAEHREKFRAGALATHGIVQDKADEIFDLMEKFAGYGFNKSHAAAYSLLAYHTGWLKVHYTAEFFCANMTVEMDDTDKLKLLFEDAQKNFGITFEPPDVNRGNYRFEPVTNKIIRYGLGAVKGTGQLAVEAVVRAREEGGPFKSLFDFCVRIDRQRINKRTVEALIKAGAFDAIQQNRASLIASLDRAFEFASATAANASQVDIFGDAEHGSATAEPDLIDATPWGVKERLTLEKTAVGFYLSGHLFDEVSHEVRRFCKREIGDLLDSRDQQVIAGIVSDFRVINGQRGRLAIFKLDDKSDSIDATADEATINANRNTLKDDELVIVSGRLQPARGGFEARFQVQQVWDLATARCRFGKFLRVAVNGKAPDIARLLKDFPPRTEQTEVGDLIQGLPVRLSMARGGAQVELQLGERAKFFPTDAALASWTAQAEAGKALIVYD, from the coding sequence ATGTTTGTTCACCTGCGCCTGCACACCGAATTTTCCGTCGTCGACGGCACCAATCGAATCGACGAAGTCATCAAGGCCGCCGCTGCCGACAAGCAGCCCGCGCTGGCCATCACCGACCTGAACAACCTGTTCGGGGCGGTCAAGTTCTACAAGCAGGGCCGGGGCAAGGGCGTCAAGCCCATCATCGGTGCGGAAGTCTTCGTGGAAGGGCTGGGCAAGGAGCCCGGCGTGCTCACCCGCATCGTGTTGCTGGTGCAGAACATGGAAGGTTATCTGCACCTGTCCGAGCTGCTGGCGCGGGCGTGGACGCAGAACGTGGGCCGGGGGCAGTCGCAGGCGGCCTGCAAGCTGGAATGGGTTGAGGAGCTCGCGGGCGGGCTGATCGCGCTCTCGGGCGCGCAGGCCGGGCCGCTGGGCCAGCCGTTGCTGCAGGGGCAGGGCGAGCGCGCTGCCGAGCTGGCATTGCGGCTGGCGGGGATTTTTCCGCACCGCTTCTACATCGAGCTGCAGCGCGCAGGCCGGCCCGAGGATGAGCCGCATGTCATTGCCGCGGTGCAGCTGGCGGCCCGGCTGCATCTGCCGGTGGTTGCCACTCACCCTGTGCAGTTCGCCGCCCGCGAAGACTACGAAGCGCACGAGGCGCGCGTGTGCATTTCCGAAGGCGAAATCCTCGGCAACCCGCGCCGGGTGCGGCGGTTCACCGAAGAGCAGTATTTCAAGTCGACCGCCGAGATGCAGGCGCTGTTCGCCGACGTGCCGAGCGCGCTGGCCAATACGGTCGAGATCGCCAAGCGCTGCAACCTGACGCTGGTGCTGGGCAAGCCGCAGCTGCCCGACTTTCCGACGCCTTTCATCAGCGAAGGCGTGCGCATGCCGATCGACGACTTCTTCCGCAAGGAGTCGTTCGAGGGCCTGGAGGTGCGCCTGAAGCACCTCTACCCCGACGAGGCCAAGCGCGAGGCCGAGCGCGCGCGCTACGTGGAGCGGCTGGAGTTCGAGATCAACACGATCCTGAACATGGGGTTCCCCGGCTACTTCCTGATCGTGGGCGACTTCATCCAGTGGGCCAAGGCCAACGGCTGCCCGGTGGGACCGGGCCGGGGCTCGGGCGCGGGCTCGCTGGTGGCCTATGCGCTGAAGATCACCGACCTCGATCCGCTCGAATACAAGCTGCTGTTCGAACGTTTCCTGAACCCCGAGCGCGTCTCGATGCCCGACTTCGACATCGACTTCTGCCAGGGCAACCGCGACCGCGTGATCGACTACGTGAAGGACAAGTACGGCCGCAACGCCGTGAGCCAGATCGCCACCTTCGGCACCATGGCCGCGCGCGCGGCTATCCGCGACGTGGGCCGCGTGCTGGACATGAGCTACATGTTCTGCGACGGCATCAGCAAGCTGATTCCGAACAAGCCCGGCATGTCGGTCACGCTGCAGTACCCGCCCGAGAAGAAGATCGAAGGCGACAAGAACAACTACGCCATCGAGATGGAGCCGCAACTGGCGGAGCGCATCGAGAAGGAAGAAGAAGTGCGCATGCTGGTCGAGCTCGCGCAGAAGCTCGAAGGCATGACCCGCAACATCGGCATGCACGCCGGGGGCGTGCTCATTGCGCCGGGCAAGCTCACCGACTTCTGCCCGCTCTACCAGCAGCCCGGCAGCGAATCGGCCGTGAGCCAGTACGACAAGGACGACGTCGAAGCCATCGGCCTCGTGAAGTTCGACTTCTTGGGTCTCGCCACGCTCACCATCCTGGAGATTGCGCGCGAGTTCATCATGAAGCGCCACAAGGGCCAGGAGAACTTCGCGTTCGAGAACATTCCGCTGAACGACGGGGCCACCTACCGGCTGTTCTCCGACGGCAAGACGGAAGCCGTGTTCCAGTTTGAATCTCGCGGCATGCAGGGCATGCTGAAAGATGCGCGGCCTACGCGCCTGGAAGACCTGATCGCGCTGAACGCGCTGTACCGCCCAGGCCCGATGGACCTGATTCCCAGCTTCGTGGCGCGCAAGCACGGCCGCGAGACGGTGGAGTACCCGCACCCGGCCGTGGCCGAGATGCTCTCCGAGACCTACGGGATCATGGTCTACCAGGAGCAGGTGATGCAGACCGCGCAGATCCTGGGCGGCTACTCGCTCGGCGGCGCCGACCTGTTGCGCCGCGCAATGGGCAAGAAGAAGCTCGAGGAGATGGCCGAGCACCGCGAGAAATTCCGCGCGGGCGCCCTGGCGACGCACGGCATCGTCCAGGACAAGGCCGACGAAATCTTCGACTTGATGGAGAAGTTCGCGGGCTACGGCTTCAACAAGTCGCACGCGGCCGCCTACTCGCTGCTGGCGTACCACACGGGCTGGCTCAAGGTTCACTACACGGCCGAGTTCTTCTGCGCGAATATGACCGTGGAAATGGACGACACGGACAAGCTCAAGCTGCTGTTCGAAGACGCCCAGAAGAACTTCGGCATCACCTTCGAGCCGCCGGACGTGAACCGCGGCAACTACCGCTTCGAGCCGGTCACCAACAAGATCATCCGCTACGGCCTGGGCGCCGTGAAGGGCACGGGCCAGCTCGCGGTCGAGGCTGTGGTGCGGGCGCGCGAAGAGGGCGGGCCGTTCAAGAGCCTGTTCGACTTCTGCGTGCGCATTGACCGCCAGCGCATCAACAAGCGCACGGTCGAAGCGCTGATCAAGGCTGGTGCTTTCGACGCCATTCAGCAGAACCGCGCGTCGCTGATTGCTTCGCTTGACCGAGCCTTCGAGTTCGCGAGCGCCACCGCGGCCAATGCATCGCAGGTCGACATCTTCGGCGACGCCGAGCACGGCTCGGCCACCGCAGAGCCCGACCTCATCGACGCCACGCCCTGGGGCGTGAAGGAGCGGCTGACGCTGGAGAAAACAGCCGTCGGCTTCTACCTGTCGGGCCACCTGTTCGACGAGGTTTCGCACGAGGTGCGGCGCTTCTGCAAGCGCGAGATCGGCGACCTGCTCGACAGCCGCGACCAGCAGGTCATTGCCGGCATCGTGAGCGACTTCCGCGTGATCAACGGCCAGCGCGGCCGACTGGCGATCTTCAAGCTCGACGACAAGTCGGACTCGATCGACGCCACCGCCGACGAGGCGACCATCAACGCCAACCGCAACACGCTGAAAGATGACGAGCTGGTCATCGTCAGCGGCCGGCTGCAGCCTGCGCGCGGCGGCTTCGAGGCGCGCTTCCAGGTGCAGCAGGTGTGGGACCTTGCCACGGCGCGCTGCCGCTTCGGCAAGTTCCTGCGCGTGGCGGTGAACGGCAAGGCGCCCGACATCGCGCGCCTGCTGAAAGACTTTCCGCCGCGTACCGAGCAAACCGAGGTCGGCGACCTGATCCAGGGGCTGCCGGTGCGGCTGTCGATGGCGCGCGGCGGCGCGCAGGTCGAGCTGCAACTGGGCGAGCGCGCCAAGTTCTTCCCGACCGATGCTGCACTGGCCAGCTGGACCGCGCAGGCGGAAGCGGGCAAGGCGCTGATCGTCTACGACTGA
- a CDS encoding sensor histidine kinase codes for MDPQPQPNPNSPARATEPQALPPQRFGIRARLLALLLPGIVALLALDSWNDYKALTDSLVVAYDQSLLEPVQALANGIVVASDGSVRVQEPFSIQAMFESTHLRYKYLHVGVQRIPKGKTLDVNSPETTLMGVPGLPRPAQQPPDGTPVFYDAVHEQHPVRVAALRQTVYDNVHPGVAYSVLIQAAEGTGPRTEAQAESLRQELLRDTRMVLVMALLVWLGVAWTLRPLERLRSSLRERSRDDLTPLDASGVPQEVAPLVDAVNHHIAGHRRMVAEQSQFLADASHQLRTPLSILSIQAGYAVRETDPARMRESLHAIVGQLARTRRLSEQLLALAHATTEDEVAPAEPTVVDLNAIAREVVLQYLPLARENDQDLGWVDARGDSAAERIATVGDDGEDTDGTDEAGDEDDSPVLPVAANAAELHEVLANLVHNAIKYTPRGGNITVTVRREASYALAEVCDSGPGIAPERRDSVFERFHRDPSVAAVATQGAGLGLTIARSYARRNGGEIELDNADMPESANGGGLRAILRLPLRAF; via the coding sequence ATGGATCCTCAGCCCCAGCCCAACCCGAACTCCCCGGCGAGAGCGACTGAGCCACAGGCGCTGCCGCCCCAGCGCTTCGGCATCCGCGCGCGGCTGCTCGCGCTGCTGCTGCCCGGCATCGTCGCGCTGCTGGCGCTCGACAGCTGGAACGACTACAAGGCCCTGACCGATTCGCTCGTGGTCGCCTACGACCAGAGCCTGCTCGAACCCGTGCAGGCGCTGGCCAACGGCATCGTGGTGGCGAGCGACGGCAGCGTGCGCGTGCAGGAGCCGTTCTCGATCCAGGCGATGTTCGAGTCCACGCACCTGCGCTACAAGTACCTGCACGTCGGCGTGCAGCGCATTCCCAAGGGCAAAACGCTCGACGTGAACTCGCCCGAGACCACGCTCATGGGCGTGCCCGGCCTGCCCCGCCCGGCACAGCAACCACCCGACGGCACGCCGGTGTTCTACGACGCTGTGCACGAGCAGCACCCGGTGCGCGTGGCCGCGCTGCGGCAGACGGTGTACGACAACGTCCACCCCGGCGTGGCCTACAGCGTGCTGATCCAGGCGGCCGAGGGCACCGGCCCGCGCACCGAGGCCCAGGCCGAATCGCTGCGCCAGGAGCTGCTGCGCGACACGCGCATGGTGCTGGTGATGGCGCTGCTGGTGTGGCTCGGCGTGGCGTGGACGCTGCGCCCGCTGGAGCGCCTGCGCAGCTCCCTGCGCGAGCGATCGCGCGACGACCTGACGCCGCTCGACGCCAGCGGCGTGCCGCAGGAGGTCGCGCCGCTGGTGGACGCGGTGAACCACCACATCGCGGGCCATCGGCGCATGGTGGCCGAGCAATCGCAGTTCCTGGCCGATGCCTCGCATCAGCTGCGCACGCCGCTGAGCATCCTGTCGATCCAGGCGGGCTACGCGGTGCGCGAGACCGATCCGGCACGCATGCGCGAGTCGCTGCACGCCATCGTCGGGCAGCTCGCGCGAACGCGCCGCCTCAGCGAACAGCTGCTGGCGCTGGCCCATGCCACCACCGAAGACGAAGTCGCTCCTGCCGAGCCCACGGTGGTCGACCTCAACGCCATCGCGCGCGAGGTGGTGCTGCAATACCTGCCGCTGGCGCGCGAGAACGACCAGGACCTGGGCTGGGTCGACGCGCGCGGCGACAGCGCCGCCGAACGCATTGCCACCGTGGGCGACGACGGCGAAGACACGGACGGCACTGACGAAGCCGGCGATGAAGACGACTCACCCGTGCTGCCCGTGGCAGCCAACGCCGCCGAACTGCACGAGGTTCTTGCCAACCTTGTGCACAACGCCATCAAGTACACACCGCGCGGCGGCAACATCACAGTGACCGTGCGGCGCGAGGCCTCATATGCGCTGGCCGAGGTGTGCGACAGCGGACCGGGCATCGCACCCGAGCGGCGCGACAGCGTGTTCGAGCGCTTCCATCGCGACCCATCCGTAGCTGCCGTCGCAACACAAGGCGCGGGCCTCGGCCTGACCATTGCGCGTAGCTATGCGCGGCGCAACGGCGGCGAGATCGAACTCGACAACGCCGACATGCCGGAGAGTGCCAACGGCGGCGGACTGCGCGCGATCCTGAGGCTGCCGCTGCGCGCCTTCTGA
- a CDS encoding sulfurtransferase, protein MQEILNIAAYKFVAIDDSPVLREELRARTQALGLMGTILLAPEGINLFLAGTTDGVRAFLAHLRADARFADLEAKESWSAAQPFRRMLVKLKREIIRMDHPAIQPAAGRAPGVDAPTLKRWLDQGHDDEGREIALLDTRNAFEVDHGSFEGAIDWRIGKFTEFPPALKAHRDEFKGKTVVSFCTGGIRCEKAAILMREEGVEHVLQLEGGILKYFEQVGGAHYTGDCFVFDGREALAPDLSARSARASARASEDPDLAIKQ, encoded by the coding sequence GTGCAAGAGATTCTGAATATCGCGGCCTACAAGTTCGTGGCCATAGACGACAGCCCCGTGCTGCGTGAAGAGCTGCGCGCCCGCACGCAGGCCCTGGGGCTCATGGGCACCATCCTGCTGGCGCCCGAGGGCATCAACCTGTTCCTGGCCGGCACCACCGACGGTGTACGGGCTTTTCTGGCCCATTTGCGTGCCGACGCCCGCTTTGCCGACCTCGAGGCCAAGGAAAGCTGGTCCGCCGCGCAGCCCTTTCGCCGCATGCTGGTGAAGCTCAAGCGCGAGATCATCCGCATGGACCACCCGGCCATCCAGCCCGCCGCGGGCCGGGCGCCCGGCGTGGATGCCCCCACGCTCAAGCGCTGGCTCGACCAGGGCCACGACGACGAGGGCCGCGAAATCGCCCTGCTCGACACACGCAATGCCTTCGAAGTCGACCACGGCAGCTTCGAAGGCGCCATCGACTGGCGCATCGGCAAGTTCACCGAATTTCCGCCCGCCCTGAAGGCGCACCGCGACGAGTTCAAGGGCAAGACGGTCGTGAGCTTCTGCACCGGCGGCATCCGCTGCGAGAAGGCCGCGATCCTGATGCGCGAAGAAGGCGTGGAGCACGTGCTGCAGCTCGAAGGCGGCATCCTCAAGTATTTCGAGCAGGTCGGCGGCGCGCACTACACGGGCGACTGCTTCGTGTTCGACGGCCGCGAGGCCCTGGCGCCCGACCTGAGCGCACGCTCGGCACGCGCCAGCGCCCGCGCCTCGGAAGACCCCGACCTCGCCATCAAGCAGTAA
- a CDS encoding tripartite tricarboxylate transporter permease, with protein sequence MIGQSLHDLWFGFGVAFQGSNLMWSFFGVLVGNLIGVLPGMGALQAISILLPLTYVMHPVPAILMLAGIFYGSQYGGAIGAILMNMPSHPPHAVTCLDGYPMTKQGKGGVALGVTMIASFFAASVGIIVMIFASPLLVQIAFKFGPTEIFSIMLLGLLAGSTMSRGSPLKGVAMTLFGLLCGVVGTDVNSGSFRFAFGLPELSDGLELVAISMGLFGVADFLLNVNRMKTIGDTGTLKLSDMRPSKEELKRAFPAMIRGTIVGTVFGAMPGTGPTITTFIAYALERKVSKTPNKFGTGMIEGVAGPEASAHSKTQVDFIPTMSLGIPGDAVMALILGALLIQGIQPGPQLITEHPDIFWGLIASFWIGNVILVILNVPLIGVWVKLLKVPYKYLFPAAMFFIATGVYSTQNSLFQIWEVLVFGIVGALLMSLEFSVAPILLGFVLGPMVEENFRRALLLSRGDMSVFVTRPISGTFIGLCVLLLAGVGYSAWRGRGGRKGVVELPKLPEGTPPAEAASMGGGGK encoded by the coding sequence ATGATCGGTCAATCGCTCCACGACCTCTGGTTCGGCTTCGGCGTGGCCTTCCAGGGCTCGAACCTGATGTGGTCCTTCTTCGGCGTGCTGGTGGGTAACCTGATCGGCGTGCTGCCGGGCATGGGCGCACTGCAGGCCATCTCGATCCTGCTGCCGCTCACCTACGTGATGCATCCGGTGCCGGCCATCCTGATGCTGGCCGGCATCTTCTACGGCTCGCAGTACGGCGGTGCCATCGGCGCCATCCTGATGAACATGCCGTCGCACCCGCCGCATGCGGTGACCTGTCTGGACGGGTACCCGATGACCAAGCAGGGCAAGGGGGGCGTCGCGCTCGGGGTGACGATGATCGCCTCGTTCTTCGCGGCGTCGGTCGGCATCATCGTGATGATCTTCGCCTCGCCCCTGCTGGTGCAGATCGCGTTCAAGTTCGGCCCGACCGAGATCTTCTCGATCATGCTGCTGGGCCTGCTCGCCGGCTCCACCATGTCGCGCGGCTCGCCGCTCAAGGGCGTGGCCATGACGCTGTTCGGCCTGCTGTGCGGCGTGGTCGGCACCGACGTGAATAGCGGCAGCTTCCGCTTCGCGTTCGGCCTGCCCGAGCTGAGCGACGGCCTCGAACTGGTGGCGATCTCGATGGGCCTGTTCGGCGTGGCCGACTTCCTGCTCAACGTGAACCGCATGAAGACCATCGGCGACACCGGCACGCTCAAGCTCAGCGACATGCGCCCGAGCAAGGAAGAGCTCAAGCGCGCCTTCCCCGCGATGATCCGCGGCACCATCGTCGGCACGGTGTTCGGCGCAATGCCTGGCACGGGCCCGACCATCACCACCTTCATTGCCTACGCGCTGGAGCGCAAGGTGTCGAAGACGCCGAACAAGTTCGGCACCGGCATGATCGAAGGCGTGGCCGGCCCCGAGGCCTCTGCCCACTCGAAGACGCAGGTCGACTTCATCCCGACGATGAGCCTGGGCATTCCGGGCGACGCGGTGATGGCGCTGATCCTGGGTGCGCTGCTGATCCAGGGCATCCAGCCCGGCCCGCAACTCATTACCGAGCATCCGGACATCTTCTGGGGCCTGATCGCCTCGTTCTGGATCGGCAACGTGATCCTCGTGATCCTGAACGTGCCGCTGATCGGCGTGTGGGTGAAGCTGCTGAAGGTGCCCTACAAGTACCTGTTCCCGGCCGCGATGTTCTTCATTGCAACCGGCGTGTACAGCACGCAGAACAGCCTGTTCCAGATCTGGGAAGTGCTGGTGTTCGGCATCGTCGGCGCCCTGCTGATGTCGCTGGAATTCTCTGTCGCGCCGATCTTGCTGGGCTTCGTGCTCGGGCCGATGGTGGAAGAGAACTTCCGTCGCGCACTGCTGCTCTCGCGCGGCGACATGTCGGTGTTCGTGACGCGGCCGATCAGCGGCACCTTCATCGGACTGTGCGTGCTGCTGCTGGCAGGCGTGGGCTACTCGGCCTGGCGCGGCCGTGGCGGTCGCAAGGGTGTGGTCGAGCTGCCGAAGCTGCCAGAGGGGACGCCGCCTGCTGAGGCTGCCTCGATGGGGGGCGGAGGTAAGTGA